A part of Rhipicephalus microplus isolate Deutch F79 chromosome 8, USDA_Rmic, whole genome shotgun sequence genomic DNA contains:
- the LOC119164238 gene encoding uncharacterized protein LOC119164238 — protein sequence MEACDEKFQVRLWNHRLDTTPVYGLFIVFCVAFEAASVTGRGVCSSEEVPVPSNAPQVDRFCKPWLVLPTERYKHRWCHCKTGFVRNAWGQCISSRECYTCMNEWYADFTRCSPACPMVCGRPADRDCKTFECNTGCACAPGYVLDPWRQNTCVPVSWCSPKCPVFSTFQLCSTNCAPKCGLSRPKSCRMRCNDGECVCWPGFVKELKAGEETCIPLSQCTDKK from the exons atggaagcttgcgatgaaaaattcCAAGTCCGTTTGTGGAATCATCGGCTCGACACCACCCCTGTTTACGGACTTTTCATTGTATTTTGTGTCGCGTTTGAAGCTGCATCTGTTACCG GTCGCGGTGTATGCAGCTCTGAAGAAGTGCCCGTGCCAAGTAACGCGCCGCAAGTGGATCGTTTCTGCAAGCCGTGGCTGGTGCTTCCCACCGAGCGATACAAGCACCGCTGGTGCCATTGCAAAACAGGTTTCGTTCGAAATGCCTGGGGACAGTGCATAAGCTCTCGAGAATGCTACACTTGCATGAACGAGTGGTATGCGGACTTCACCAGGTGCTCGCCTGCATGTCCTATGGTATGTGGCCGACCAGCAGACCGTGACTGCAAGACATTCGAGTGCAACACTGGGTGCGCCTGCGCACCAGGCTACGTGCT TGACCCCTGGCGACAAAATACCTGCGTACCGGTATCCTGGTGCTCACCGAAGTGCCCAGTCTTCTCCACTTTCCAGCTATGTTCAACCAACTGCGCGCCGAAGTGTGGACTCTCTCGCCCTAAGAGCTGTCGCATGCGCTGCAACGATGGTGAATGCGTCTGTTGGCCAGGATTCGTCAAAGAGTTGAAAGCGGGAGAAGAGACATGTATACCGCTTAGTCAGTGTACTGATAAGAAATAA
- the LOC119164235 gene encoding zonadhesin, whose product MRLTAVTATHLVALILCVEKVTSKCTKTCASCVPCRRSCGPDEVASPVGVRQQDNFCKPKLTNPSELNKLRECLCKPGYLRNAWGKCVRKEDCYSCLHKANMDFNYCSSSCPQTCGVLEHRNCSILCVRGCACAPGYSRLSPGGPCVRPDQCPIGSPAPAPTCPGPHQIYTACPSPCPITCANLKNPPTACPAICGDRHCVCVPGYLAAQENPLKCVPIDECPGHEPSRCRGRHQTYTTCKPRCPATCASNATRICLAVCAGEGCVCRRGYVILRENPLTCVRRHDCPAKPMMCTGHGQVFTTCKSRCPPSCWDSGPQVCTADCAGQGCECRQGFVQLQAKPLVCVRRDKCPAPPLQCSGKNQVYTRCRSPCPATCADFGVPRVCGNKCAGEGCVCKEGFVMLKETPLKCVRPDQCMPAAEKCAATNQVYSRCKSRCPETCDEPGPRRCTKECAGVGCVCKPGFVQLYEQPLLCVPRGQCPVKPEQCLGANQVYTSCKSSCPDTCEDRNLGPRVCTANCAGQGCVCKEGYVVLSANPLVCVLRQQCPPKPTPCTGANQVYTNCKSRCVETCADSGPKTCTLDCAGDGCVCKKDYVQLQDNPLICVRRDQCPSRPQQCPGANQVFTTCKSRCPATCMENGHRACTADCAGQGCVCQEGYFQLQANPLICVSLEICESMADQWCPGENQTYTSCKSSCPTTCSNLGTSKCTKKCAGRGCVCKNGFVQLRADPLVCVRREDCQSSPGHCPGANQEYSSCKSSCPLTCSDNGPRPCTFQCAGQGCVCKQGFVELQNNPLICVRRDQCPARPQQCPGPNQMFTTCKTRCPERCSDKSPRACTADCAGQGCVCMEGYVQLKDEPLVCVRRGECPESPKECKRANQEYTQCKHSCPATCSRRKGPTICSTECNGEGCTCKKGSLQLQKRPLVCVTEEMCDFILQLQCPGEHQVYTPCKSLCPRTCADDKTPRCTDDCGGHGCVCEEGYVQLQADPLICVRKKDCPARPRQCKQPNQVYTPCKSRCPLTCSNKLPQVCPTNCTGDGCVCKAGYFQLQRKPLVCVSEATCESAYQWCKGENQMYSFCKSRCPETCSDDGPRYCSNKCGGHGCVCRDGYVQLSADPLKCVRREQCPSAPKSCPFSNQVYTTCKSSCPATCTNKKPRICTLDCAGEGCVCKSGYVQLSENPLICVRATECPTTPERCSGVNQVYTDCKSPCPISCWDAKKIHACPPTCAGKGCECRRGTVMLRQTPLICVEPTQCFGIVDSVDPDLGSKIKSAVSDGLHLPGAPSIPVMTAEPSLPTTNASVGPGTAVTSPEQPKETPPPNLPPLPPLPTPKPSSPPSIPQVPSGTLPSVPPSLPKKPEGPAVVPDSPPGVSSAPGQPSQPTLPAPSAPSPPAYPSTPVIQAQPHFPSGYPVTNILPGASVLPGVVMYPGVSVGSPVGVQMTPGSPVVEEVPVKTLFNKVRY is encoded by the coding sequence GCTCTCTCCAGGAGGACCATGCGTACGCCCCGACCAGTGCCCCATCGGTTCTCCGGCGCCCGCTCCAACATGTCCCGGTCCTCATCAAATCTACACGGCTTGTCCGTCTCCGTGTCCTATTACGTGCGCTAACCTGAAAAATCCACCCACAGCGTGTCCCGCTATCTGCGGTGACCGtcactgtgtttgcgtacctggATATCTCGCTGCACAGGAAAATCCCCTAAAGTGCGTGCCCATCGACGAGTGCCCTGGCCATGAACCGTCGAGATGCCGGGGCCGTCACCAGACGTACACGACTTGTAAACCGCGCTGTCCGGCTACCTGCGCTTCTAATGCTACCAGAATCTGCCTTGCCGTATGCGCGGGCGAAGGCTGCGTCTGCAGACGAGGTTACGTCATCCTCAGAGAAAATCCCTTGACGTGCGTACGTCGCCACGACTGTCCAGCCAAGCCCATGATGTGCACCGGTCACGGTCAAGTGTTCACGACGTGCAAATCACGCTGCCCGCCCTCATGCTGGGACAGTGGACCTCAAGTATGCACGGCCGACTGCGCCGGTCAGGGTTGCGAGTGCAGGCAAGGCTTTGTGCAGTTGCAAGCCAAACCTTTAGTCTGCGTCCGACGCGACAAGTGTCCCGCTCCACCATTGCAGTGTTCAGGCAAAAATCAGGTTTATACGCGTTGCAGGTCACCCTGCCCTGCGACTTGCGCGGACTTTGGTGTTCCTCGTGTCTGCGGTAATAAGTGTGCGGGTGAAGGGTGCGTCTGTAAGGAAGGATTTGTTATGCTGAAGGAAACACCTCTCAAATGCGTTCGTCCCGACCAGTGCATGCCGGCTGCGGAAAAATGTGCAGCAACAAACCAGGTGTACTCGCGATGTAAATCTCGGTGTCCCGAGACATGCGACGAACCCGGACCTCGCAGATGCACCAAGGAATGTGCTGGTGTTGGATGTGTTTGCAAACCAGGCTTTGTACAGCTGTACGAGCAACCGCTTTTGTGCGTCCCTCGCGGCCAGTGTCCAGTGAAGCCAGAACAGTGCTTAGGGGCGAATCAAGTGTACACCTCTTGCAAATCGAGCTGCCCCGACACTTGTGAAGATCGCAATCTAGGTCCACGTGTGTGCACCGCCAATTGCGCTGGCCAAGGATGTGTCTGTAAAGAAGGTTACGTTGTGTTAAGCGCTAACCCATTGGTCTGCGTCCTGCGACAGCAATGCCCACCCAAGCCAACACCGTGTACCGGTGCTAACCAAGTGTACACGAACTGCAAGTCGCGCTGCGTGGAAACATGCGCAGACAGTGGACCAAAGACATGCACGCTGGACTGTGCAGGTGATGGATGTGTCTGCAAAAAAGACTACGTTCAATTACAGGATAACCCACTTATATGTGTCCGCCGTGATCAGTGCCCATCGAGaccacagcagtgccctggggctaATCAGGTCTTCACGACGTGCAAGTCTCGTTGTCCTGCCACTTGCATGGAAAATGGTCATCGTGCGTGCACTGCTGACTGCGCGGGGCAAGGATGCGTTTGTCAAGAAGGGTATTTCCAACTTCAGGCGAACCCGCTTATCTGCGTCAGCCTGGAAATATGTGAATCTATGGCAGATCAGTGGTGCCCCGGTGAGAATCAAACTTACACTTCCTGCAAATCTAGCTGCCCCACCACATGCTCGAACCTCGGAACTAGCAAATGCACTAAGAAATGTGCGGGTAGAGGATGTGTCTGCAAAAATGGGTTTGTACAACTGCGAGCAGATCCACTTGTCTGTGTACGGAGGGAGGATTGCCAATCGAGCCCGGGACATTGTCCTGGAGCGAACCAAGAGTACTCGTCTTGTAAGTCAAGCTGTCCCTTAACCTGTTCAGATAATGGTCCACGCCCATGTACCTTCCAATGCGCAGGTCAAGGGTGCGTTTGCAAACAGGGATTCGTTGAGTTGCAAAATAATCCACTGATTTGCGTGCGCCGTGATCAGTGCCCTGCAAGGCCACAACAGTGTCCCGGTCCAAACCAAATGTTTACTACGTGCAAGACTCGGTGTCCCGAAAGATGCTCAGATAAGAGTCCACGCGCTTGCACTGCTGACTGTGCTGGTCAAGGATGCGTTTGCATGGAAGGCTACGTGCAGCTGAAGGACGAACCGCTTGTCTGTGTTCGTCGCGGCGAGTGCCCTGAGTCTCCCAAAGAGTGCAAGCGGGCCAATCAAGAGTACACGCAATGCAAGCATAGTTGCCCAGCGACTTGCTCACGTCGTAAAGGTCCCACCATCTGTAGCACTGAGTGCAATGGTGAAGGGTGCACCTGCAAGAAGGGTTCCCTGCAGCTACAGAAGAGGCCCCTCGTATGTGTAACGGAAGAAATGTGTGACTTTATTTTGCAACTGCAGTGCCCAGGTGAACACCAGGTGTACACACCCTGCAAATCGCTTTGCCCTAGGACATGCGCAGACGACAAAACGCCCCGGTGCACGGATGATTGCGGAGGCCATGGATGTGTGTGCGAAGAAGGCTACGTCCAATTACAGGCGGACCCACTCATCTGCGTGCGCAAGAAAGATTGTCCAGCCCGACCGAGACAATGCAAGCAACCTAATCAGGTGTATACACCTTGCAAATCACGGTGCCCCCTCACGTGTTCCAATAAATTACCACAAGTGTGCCCTACTAACTGCACAGGTGACGGATGCGTTTGTAAGGCAGGCTATTTCCAACTCCAAAGAAAGCCGCTTGTTTGCGTTAGTGAAGCAACTTGTGAAAGTGCGTACCAATGGTGCAAGGGTGAAAATCAGATGTATTCGTTTTGCAAGTCGCGTTGCCCCGAAACTTGTTCAGACGATGGTCCTCGTTATTGCAGCAATAAATGTGGTGGCCATGGTTGTGTGTGCCGGGACGGATACGTTCAACTAAGTGCCGATCCACTAAAATGCGTTCGTCGTGAGCAGTGTCCTTCGGCACCAAAAAGCTGTCCATTTTCCAACCAGGTGTACACTACTTGCAAGTCAAGTTGCCCGGCCACTTGTACAAACAAGAAACCCCGAATCTGCACACTCGACTGTGCAGGAGAAGGATGTGTATGCAAAAGTGGTTATGTGCAGCTATCAGAAAATCCACTCATCTGCGTCCGTGCCACGGAATGTCCGACCACACCAGAGCGCTGCTCGGGAGTCAACCAAGTTTACACCGACTGCAAATCTCCGTGCCCTATAAGTTGCTGGGATGCCAAAAAAATTCATGCCTGTCCGCCAACCTGCGCCGGTAAAGGATGTGAATGCAGGAGAGGAACCGTCATGCTACGGCAGACACCTCTAATATGTGTGGAACCTACACAATGTTTTGGTATTGTTGACTCGGTTGATCCGGATTTGGGATCAAAAATCAAATCTGCGGTATCGGATGGCCTACATCTTCCAGGTGCCCCATCGATCCCTGTAATGACCGCAGAGCCGAGCTTGCCAACAACGAACGCAAGTGTAGGACCGGGTACTGCTGTGACTTCTCCAGAGCAGCCGAAGGAAACACCTCCGCCTAACTTGCCACCACTGCCTCCTTTACCGACCCCAAAACCGAGTTCACCGCCAAGTATTCCACAAGTTCCGTCAGGAACGTTACCGTCGGTTCCACCAAGCTTACCTAAAAAACCTGAAGGCCCAGCGGTGGTTCCTGATTCCCCTCCAGGGGTTTCGAGTGCACCTGGACAGCCGTCCCAACCAACCTTACCCGCGCCAAGCGCCCCCAGTCCACCGGCGTACCCATCAACCCCAGTTATACAGGCTCAGCCACACTTCCCTTCGGGTTACCCAGTTACAAATATCTTGCCAGGTGCTTCAGTACTTCCAGGAGTTGTAATGTATCCAGGTGTCTCAGTGGGCTCACCGGTTGGAGTTCAAATGACACCAGGTAGCCCGGTTGTGGAAGAAGTCCCGGTGAAGACCTTGTTCAATAAAGTTCGCTATTAG